In Ornithodoros turicata isolate Travis chromosome 1, ASM3712646v1, whole genome shotgun sequence, the DNA window GTGCCTGCTTCCGTGGTGACTAACAACGTGCAAAAAGGAGCACTGTGTTATATGGGCATTATTTATTCGCACTTACTTCTGCTACTCAAGACAGAGGAACgtcatgaagaagaccgagaggcCCGGACACAAAAGACGACACACGTGCCCGTGTCCCTCGGTCTTGTTCATGGATGTATACCAGCTAACCTGCACCACTTCTCTTGTTACAAAGGAAGTCCTTTCGTGCAACTGCTTGCAGGCATGCACACAAAATGCGGCTTGTCCTAATGGCAACGAAACTTACTCAAGTACCACTCTGCTGGAACGAACGCAAACCATGTAATCAAATGAAACTGTGGCGCCACTGTGTCCGCAGGTACTCGCAGGAAGAGCGCTCACGCACAAGTATCGAATCCCAGaatcgtcgtttttttttttttcgtcattaCTCGGAGCTTTCCCGTGCAAAATCCTGGAATTGCGGGATAACAAATTCTGGCTCTTCAAAGACAAGCGTCCGATGGCATGAGTGAAACGCGCGCAGTGTCTTCCCAGAAAATCACTCGACGTCACCTTGAATCGTCTTCGACGACAGAGACAACACACCCTTACAAAAATTTGTATTGGTGCCCTATAGAATGCCAATGAACATTTGGCCATAGAGGTCAATAGAGCCGCAGTAAGGGCACTATAGGTCCCCTATGAGCTTTCTATGAAAAACCTATTGGGAATTGGCCACCGTGCCCATATTGACCCTGTATTGCAGAAAGTCTATGGCTGCCCTATTGTGACCATATTGCTTAGGTGTATTGTGCTCTTATTGCACTCTTATTGCGAATTTATGAAACCCGATATCTGTGGTGGACCTGTACTGCTAAAACATGCACCGGCACTGTGAGATCCCGGCGCTTTCTGCAAAAGTACCTTAAGTGTGTCTATGATGCGCATTACACATGCATAATATTGGACGAAGATGCCATACTTGGACACTCAGAACATTTTATTTGCACTCCCTCACCAACAAGCTTGATAGACTATTTTTTAACTTGTAGTCGTCCTTCAACTGAAACGTTGACATGGTGTATGCTGAAAAGAAATATATGGAAGCGTGCATTAGTATTACCATCACAGGGCAAAGTTCAGGGTCAATGATAGAACCAGTGCAAGAATCTTATAATAAAAGTCCTAACAGGAAAACTGTGCTGAAAAAGTGCGTAGTCAACTGTTGTTGACTTTGGACAACAATTTTTAGTCAACCATTTTCCAGTCCAACCAAGACAGGCAGGAGTGGTTGCTTCCTACCACGTGACCGGCTGGAAGGCCCTGATCAGACTATTTGGTAGGAATGGGGAAAGTGGTCCATTGGAGGAAAGTTCAATTTCTTGCATTTAGCTGTTCAAATTACTAAATGAAATCTTTTGTTAGCAGAAAAAGGCCCTCAAGTTTGTCCGAATCGAATAAAGTACGCTCTGTAATATACCCAGACGAATGAAATGCATTGACAGAAATGAACCAAAACGGAACTCTCCCTAGGCAAAAAAGacaggcagtgaacaagtgacGAAAGGAGCATGATACTGACAAAACATGAATATACAGTGCTTGTCATGGCAAGCTTGTGTCTAGCAGATAAGATGGCAGAAACTAAGGCAAGCAAATGGACAAGATCCACCATCAAATGCCCTTACCAATCAATGCGTTTACTCTCTTCCTGTCAACCCCCTCCTTTGCTTCCTTGTTCTTGTGGGCATTCGATGCCACGCCGAAGAGGGACTTCCCGCGCAACTCTTCAGGAGAGAAGAGAACCCTCAAGAGGGCCCTGGCGAACTTTGTAGCGTTCCCTTCGCACCGGCTTTTCAAATACGTCAGGTGGTGGCTTCCTACCAGGACGCCCCCACCTATATCCACCTGGAATGGGAAAGTGCATTTGTAGTGCGTGTAGGAACATTGTAGACAGGGTTATTTGATGGTATAGGCTTGCTCTCGTGAGGACCGATATTACAGCTAAGCGTGCCTTGATACTTGTGAACAGCATGCAGAGAATTTTATGCTGTTAACAGAATAGGCTTCCGACCATGGGACGTGATGCACCCCACAGCTATAGAATCCAGTCATGGAGCAATAACTCCGACATTCCAATCTAGACAAACGTAATGGCACTATCAGAAGCACCATAGCACTAATGGGGTTTTACTGAAGATATTTCGAACTGTTTTCTCCAACAATTGCTCAACATTTCGCACTAATTTCAGTCCAAGCtgattgttttttttattcttcacACCGCGGACTCCAAATAATCCTAAATGTGGCTTCGGCCCGGTATGGAGGACAACAACCACCCACATTCACTGCTTGCAATGAATGCGCGCATCATGTGGAATGATGTGGCGATCCCAAGACCGCAAAGCCCACAACACCCCTTGCTGATACTCGAACGCTAAGTGATACTGAACACATGCTGCGTCCCCGTGTTTTTCGCCCCCCGCACACGGTCTGCATTTTTTTGCGCAAGTTTTTTTCTGAGCCTGCAACACCAGCTACGCCAAATTCCTGTATTGTTTTTCTGAATACGGTCCGGAAACAAGGGACGACTAGGGttggtggtagtgttgtcaATGACAACCACAACAACTCGGCGGACGGCCAGTCTTTGGTTGTGAAAACTTCGTAGTGTGGGACGACAATCCCGCCCAAAGTAGCACTTGACATTTACGTTACTGTGTTGATTGGTTTCCACTATTCTGTGCTGAATTGATTGATGTGACCGACAGCCAAGCCGTAGACGTCGCAAATATCGGAGACTTCACAACTACTGGAATGATTCGCGGTGCCATAAGTATGCTTAGCAGTGTGTACCCCAGCAACACAACACTACCAGAGATACGCAAGAACACTTGTTTTTGTTTATGGTCTGCTAAACAAATTGGAATCTATAGTTCCTTTAAGCTACTTTCAGTAGTCTGGACAAATGTTCTGGAAGCAGGTCTTGACCTTTGACTAATAATTCAGGCTACTCACTAATTCAGACAACTTTTGTGGCCCCTATAAGTCCGAATTATCGTTCACCAGCCGTATAACTGAAGAGAGAGTTACCTGAGGCTCAGCAACTACAGTGGCTGACTGCCCTTTGCCCATGTCCGACTCCACCAGCCGCTTCAGCCGCTTTACCATCTTCGATGAATCTGAAGAAGAGAACAGTTCCGGATAAAACATAGGCCACAAGTCAGGCATTATACCTCTTGTCCTTGACGTTCCAAGGTGGCAGGTTTGTACTTTGCCAAAGATGCCAGCAGTTGCTGCCATCCACAGACAATGCGACAGACATGTGCCATCCACAGGGGACGCTGAACAGTGTGCCATGTGTTGAGATTTCAGTACAGTCTAGAAAACACTCAGgtaggcaaaattaatccacagagtAACCAGTCAAGTCACGGAAAAATGAAGCGATCATCGTGGTACGTGAGTTAGAAACAGGTTCTACTCGTGGTGTAGAACCTGTTTCTAATTCAAGTACCACTAACAGTGCCTCAGTTTTCCATCTATCCATCTATTCGTACAATGGGCTGCTGAGATTTTTGTCGGACTCGTGGTATATGAACTTGAGTGAGATCTGTGTGACATTGTGCATATTATATTGTGCCTGTTGGACAGTAGCTGAAGTAAGGATATGCAACCCTTTCCCACTTCAAAAACGCAGAAATATAAGACTGTATGGACATACCAAGGGCCTCCTCAGCTTTCCGTAGCTTGTCTTGGAGCTCTTGGTTCTCCCGTCTGAGAGCATCAATTTCCTGGAGGTGGCTGCAGCACGGGTCCTGCATCAAAATTGTAATCAATCACAAAAGGCGACAAGTGGCAAAGAAAATAGTTTTCATGAGACGCTGCATACCTCATCCGCCGTGTCTTCGGTGTCCGACATGGACGAAGCAGTGGCTTGGGAGAGGCATTCATTTACAATTTTTGTTCGCTTCCTTTCCATGGCAGACTCTGTGCCTGAAGTAAAGGCAGTGTGCTCTATTTAGTATAGATTCTCAGTTCACGAAGGCAGACCAAGTCATGAGTATTAAAGTCGTTTGCCCTAAGCATGGTCGGCGGTCCTGACGTGTCAGCGCACATTTATGCTACTCGCAGACAACCACGGATCAAACAACCAGGGACGGCAAAGCATGTATGCTAAGTAGAAAAGGCTGAGCCACTTTCACGAGAGCGACGCAATGACATGAAAGGCGATAAACCTAGCTCGTTTAACACTACATCTTACACGTGGTGCCAGAGGACAAAGTTGATGACTGGAAGAGCTCCGCGAGGCGCTCTATAATTTGGCAAAGGTAGGCAGCAGTGCT includes these proteins:
- the LOC135388407 gene encoding uncharacterized protein LOC135388407; translation: MAHCSASPVDGTCLSHCLWMAATAGIFGKVQTCHLGTSRTRDSSKMVKRLKRLVESDMGKGQSATVVAEPQVDIGGGVLVGSHHLTYLKSRCEGNATKFARALLRVLFSPEELRGKSLFGVASNAHKNKEAKEGVDRKRVNALIGKGI